Below is a window of Gammaproteobacteria bacterium DNA.
ATCTTACCGCTACATCCGGGGTCCCGATACTCCCGACCCGGAGTTCCGCAGGTCCCCACGAGCACAGGAAGGTGGCCGATGGCACGCAACTCAAGCGGATCGCAAGGCGGAAACGGACAGGCCGGGAACGGCTCCAGCGGACCCGAACAGGCGACTGCCCAAGGCGGAAACGGACAGGCCGGAAACGGGCGCACCTCCGCCCGCCGCATGCGGCGCGTCGACCGAAGCCTCCCCACCAGCTCCGCCGCCGCCGACTACGGCGACGCCTTTCCCAACTCCCGCAAGGTGTTCGTCGACGGTCCCGGCGGCATGAGTGTGCCGATGCGCGAGATCTCCCTCTCGGGAGGCGAGCCGTCGCTCAGGGTCTACGACACCTCCGGCCCGCAGGACACGGACGTGCGCCAGGGCATCCCCAAACTGCGTGCGGAGTGGATCGCCGAGCGCGGCGGCGTGGGCCAGTCGCTCCCGCAGGCGTCGCTCGCGCCGCCGAGCGCCAACGGGGCCGAGATGCCAGCCGCGCTCCACAACCGGCCCCTCCGCTCCACCGGCGGGCCCGTCACCCAGCTCCAGTACGCCCGCCGGGGCGAGATCACGCGCGAAATGGAGTTCATCGCCATCCGCGAGGGCATGAGCCCCGAGTTCGTGCGCGACGAGGTGGCCCGCGGGCGCGCCATCATCCCCGCGAACATCAATCATCCCGAATCCGAGCCCATGATCATCGGCCGCAACTTCGCGGTGAAGATCAACGCCAACATCGGCAACTCCGCCGTCTCGTCCTCGATAGAGGAGGAAGTCGCGAAACTGCAGTGGGCGACGCTCTGGGGCGCGGACACGGTGATGGACCTGTCCACCGGGAAGAACATCCACGAGACCCGCCAGTGGATCCTGCGCAACTCGCCGGTGCCCATCGGCACGGTGCCCATCTACCAGGCGCTCGAGAAGGTGGGCGGCGTCCCCGAGGACCTCACCTGGGAGGCCTATCGCGACACCCTCATCGAGCAGGCGGAGCAGGGGGTGGACTACTTCACGGTGCACGCCGGGGTGCTGCTGCGCTACGTGCCCCTGACCGCGAACCGCGTGACCGGGATCGTTTCGCGCGGCGGCTCCATCATCGCGCACTGGTGCCTGGCGCATCACCGGGAGAGCTTCCTCTACACCCGCTTCCGCGAGATCTGCGAGATCATGGCGGCGTACGACATCTCCTTCTCGCTGGGAGACGGGCTGCGTCCGGGGTCCATCGCCGACGCCAACGACGAGGCCCAGTTCGCGGAGCTGCGCACCCAGGGCGAGCTCACCCGCATCGCCTGGGAGCATGGGGTGCAGGTCATGTGCGAGGGGCCGGGGCACGTGCCCATGCACATGATCCAGGAGAACATGGACAAGCAGCTCGACTGGTGCGACGAGGCGCCCTTCTACACCCTCGGGCCCCTGACGACGGACATCGCCCCCGGCTACGACCACATCACAAGCGCCATCGGCGCGGCGCAGATCGGGTGGTTCGGCACCGCGATGCTCTGCTACGTTACGCCCAAGGAGCACCTCGGCCTCCCCAACCGCGACGACGTGAAGGCCGGCGTCATCAGCTACAAGATCGCCGCCCACGCCGCGGACCTGGCCAAGGGCCATCCGCGGGCGCAGGAATGGGACGACGCCCTCTCGAAGGCGCGCTTCGAGTTCCGCTGGGAGGACCAGTTCAACCTCTCGCTGGACCCGGTCACCGCGCGCGCCTTCCACGACGAGACCCTGCCCGCCGAGGGCGCCAAGGTGGCTCACTTCTGTTCGATGTGCGGCCCCAAGTTCTGCTCGATGCGCATCACCCAGGACATCCGCGCCTACGCGGAGGAGCAGGGCTACCAGACCGCCGAGGACCTCGTACGCGGCGGCATGGAGCAGAAGGCGGAGGAGTTCAGGGAGCGGGGTAGGATCGACTGAGGCTTCATCGGCTTCGTGGCCCCTACCGCCGCCAGGCCTCCGTGCCCGGCATTCCCCGGCTGAACAGCACCTCGAGGGCCGATCCGGGGGCGCCGGGCGCCGCGGCCGCGGCCACCCGGTTCTCGGGCGGCGGATCCCGCAGAATCCCCCGCACCTGACCGTTGCGCGGGTTGCGCAGAATCGCCATCGGGCGGTCCGTCTCGCCGTCGAGGGTGACGAAACCGCCCGGTCCGGCGAGCGTGATGGTCGCGAGACTCCCCTCCCATTCCGGGGGCACCGGGAGCACGAAGGCGAAGCTGGAGCTGCCGTCGCCGTCCGCCACCTCAGGCATGGCGAAGGCCAGGGAGAAGAGTTGCGCGCCGGTCGCCGTTCGACCGACGAGCCGATGGTCGCCGCCCGACAGTGGCAGCGAGGGCTGTGCGTCGACCACGAACCCCGGTTCCATGTAGGGCACGTTGTCCGCGTCGATTCCACCCCACAGGAGGAGCGATCTGGTCGCCGTGGAGGCCAGTGGCGGCGCGCGCGAGGTCACGCTGTCTGCGTCGTCCAGGCGGAAGCGCAGCGCGTTGGTGTAATGGTAGTCGCTGACACCGTCCGGGGGCCCGCAATACGACATCAGATCCGGTGTGTCCGGGCGCACGAGGCTGCCACCCGCGCGGAAATCGTAGCCCCACGCTCCGATGGAGCCGTCGGAGTACGGAAACGACGGATCCGGGCCGCCGGCTCCGCCACAGGGCGCGTGGCGCAGATCCAGGTTGTGACCGATTTCGTGAGCGATGGTGGAGGTGAAAGGCCTCGAGAAGCTTGACCTGCCGGGCCGATAGGCCACTCCTCGCGCACCGGTGACCGGCCACCCCATCATGCCCATGAAGTGGCCGGTGCCGCCCTCCATTGCCCGGATCGCCGCGGTCTGCCGCAACAGGACGACCGCGCTGTTGCTCGAACTCAGAACGGGCTCATGCGCCGTCACCCGCACATCGCCGATGGGAAGAAGATGCAGATCTCCGAACATCTCGTGGGCCCCGATGTCCTCGGCCATGGCCCGGGTCAAGTCAACCATCGACGAGTCGTGGGTCGCGCTCCAGACGAACGGAATCAGCGTCAGGTCGAAGGGCGGCATTTCCCGGACATCCACTTCCAGGCGTCCCGTCTCGGGGATCCGCTTTGCCACGCCCAGCTCCGGGTCCAGCGTATCCTGCGGATCCACCTCCATCACCATCTCGAGCCCCGGCTGTACCAGATGGCTCGGTATCTCGGCGTTCGCCGACCGCGAGAGGCTGCTCTCGTCCACCTCGGTGGGGATCGGCGTGGATGTGCCGGGGATCTCCGCCACGTGCGTCTGCCGGCCATCGTGGTAGAAGCGGATCCGTACCGGCGGCATGCCCGCGCTGGTAGCCTGTCGGGCCGTCACGAACACCCGCAGCAGCGCCTTCTCGCCCGCGACCAGCGGAACAGGAAACTCTCGCGATTGGACCGCCTGAACCAGGTACGCCTCCGACGGGTTTTCTTCAACGCAGGGTGCGACGCGGCGCCTGTACACCCCTGCCAGCCAGTTCTGGAACGCAGGATCCGAGGGAGCGCACAGGCCGGTTCCCTCGGCAACCAGCGCATCGAGCTGCAGCTCGGTCAGCTCGACCGGAAGGGCCCCCGACAAGCCGCCGTTGAACGAAAGACCCAGTTCCCGAAGGCTTGCCATGCTTGCGAATTCGGGGGGTACCGGGCCCTGGAGGCCATTGAAGTCCAGAAACAGCGCTTCCACGGTCGAGAGGTTGCCAAGTTCGGTGGGAATCGCGCCGGACAGCCTGTTCGACGCCAGGTTCAGCTCTTCGATGCCTGGAAGGTTGCCGAGTTCCGGCGGAATGGGACCGGTGAGCTGGTTTTCGCTCAACGACAGGATCCGGACGCTGTCGAGGCTGGCGAGTTGAGGCGGGATTCGACCCGTCAGGTTGTTGTTCCTCAGCCGAAGTCGCTCCAGGCTGACGAGGCGGCCCAGCTCGCCCGGAACCATGCCCGTGAGATCATTGCTCCAGAGCGACAGATCCGTGAGGCTGGTGAGGCTGCCCAGTTCCGACGGGATCGGGCCTGTCAGATCGTTTCCCCAGAGGGACAGGACCGTGAGGCTGGCGAGGTTGCCGAGTTCGGTCGGGATGGAGCCGGTGAGATCGTTGCTGCTGAGGTACAGTTCCGTCAGGCTGGCGAGGTTGCCGAGTGCCGTCGGGATGGGGCCGGTGAGATCGTTGCTACTGAGGTACAGTTCCGTCAGGCTGGCCAGGTTGCCGAGTGCTGCCGGGATGGGGCCGGTGAGATCGTTGCTACTGAGGTACAATTCCCTGAGGTTGGCGAGATTGCCGAGCTCGGGCGGGACCGGGCCTGTCAGATCATTTGCCCAGAGATACAATTCCGTCAGGCTGGCGAGGTTGCCGAGTCCCATGGGGATTTCCCCGGTCAGGGCATTTCCGCCGAGAGCCAGAACTTCAAGACTTGTGAGATTGGCGAGTGCCGGCGGGATGGCGCCGGTCAGATTGTTTCGTGTGAAGCCCAGGTACCGAAGGTGGGCGAGGTTGCCGAGTGCGGGCGGGATCGGGCCGGTAAGATGGTTGTTTCCGAGATCCAGGGAGACCAGTTGGAGGAGGGCTCCCAGTTCGGGGGGAATGGAACCCGAAAGGCCATGGGGTATCGGCAACCGGGCTTCGCTGTCCCACTGGCCCCTCAGATCGAGAGCCTCGACCCGTCCGGCGTCGTCGGTCTGCACCCCGTACCAGTCCCCGAGGGGCATGTCGGTCCGCCAGTTGTCGGCGTTTACCCAGTTGGGGCCGTCCGTCGCGTTGTAGAGCGCCGTCAGCGCCGCCCGCTCCGTGATCTCGAATACGGCCACCGAAGCGTGCCCGGACGCGGTTCCGGCTGTGGCCGTGATCGTCGCGCTGCCGTTGCCGATGGCCGTCACCAGCCCCGACCCGTCCACCGACGCGACCGACGCGTCGTTGCTCGACCACGAAACGGAGACGTCGGTCATCACCTGGGCCCTCTGGTCAAGCACCTTTGCCCGCAGCTGCACGGTCGCACCCCGAGCCAATAGCTCGGTGAGTTGGGGGACGACCGAGACCACGACCGGTCGCGGCGGATTGGGGGGCGGGGGTTCCGTGGCCCCATCCCCGCAGGCATGCGTCCAAAGGGCGGCGGACAGCGTCGTCGCGACGGCAAACGCGAGTCGTTGACGCCTCATCCGCGATCGTCCATCCTCGCTCGCCGGAGACCCTCCTGTCAGAATCGGACGCGTTTCGCGCGGCTTGTCCTTCGGACTGCCTACCCCGCCGTCCCGTTCAGCAGATCGAACATCCGCTGCATGGCGATCTCCGGCACGCCCGGCCCGATGATCTGCGGGTAGTTTCCGGCGTGATCGCTCATGTCGATCTGCGCCGCAGCCTCCTGGTAGGAGAGCCCTTGCGCGTGCAGCGCCGTCGCCCGTTCCTCGAAGTCGCGCAGGTAGGCCTGCAGATGGTCGATGATCGGGCGATCCTGGAATGGATCGCCGTGGCCCGGCAGCACCCAGTCGAACTCCAGCCCCTTCAGGTGCTCGAGCGTCTCGGCCCACTCCCCGGGGTAGCCATCGCCCATGAAAGGCAGCCGGGGGAGCAGCAGATCCCCGGTGATGAGCACCCGCTCGGCGGGGAGGTGCACTACTACATCGCCCCCCGTATGACCGCGCCCGTAGAAGAGGATGCGGATCTCGCGGTCGCCCGCGAACAGCGTCATCCGCTCCGAGAGGGTCGTGTTGGGGCTCTCCGGGTCGAGTCCCTCCTGGCTCGCGTAGTAGTTCTCCAGGAACGCCAGCTGGTCCTCCAGCTCGATGCGCTCCTCCTCGATGTCGGTGCGCATGACCTGGTCCGCAAGCGCCGCAATCTGGGCCGGGAGCCCACCCACGAAGTTCTCCCAGGAACGCCCCATCGAGCCGCCGTTCTCGATCATCTCGCGCGTGAACTCGTGGCCGATGACGTGGACGTCGTCCGGGTAGGCGCTGTTGCCGTGCGCGTGGTCGAAGTGGAAGTGCGTGTTGACCACGTAGCGCAGCGGCTTGCCGGTGAGCTCCATCACTTCGTCGTAGGCCGCCCGTGCCGCGGCGGGTGAGATATGGGACTCCACGAGCAGCACGTGGTCGTCGTTCACCACCACCGCGCCGTGGGAGCCGACGTTCAGGGAGCCGGTCCCGCGGGCGTGGTAGATCCCCGGAACCACCTCCTCGAACTCGAAGGCCGGGCCCTCGTATGCGGATCCCGGCGGCAACGGCGTTTCAGCTGAAACTTCCGGCTCCTGGGCGGCCTCGGGGGCTTCGGCGCAGGTCCAGACGACAAGGCAGAGGAGAAGGGCGGCGAGATGACGCATGGGGTCCTTCCTGTGGTTCGGTTGTTGGACGGCAGGCGGTCAGCGGCTGACCGGGAGCGACCTGCCGGGCGGCGCGCCCGCGGACGGGCGTTCACATGCAAGAATCCGACGCGCGCATCGGCTCGGCAAGTGAGCGCCGGCCCGCTACGGAATCACCCTCGCCGGGGCCAGGTTCATCACCCAGAGCCCGGTGCGCATGTCGGACACGAAGATGTTGCCCTTGTAGGGCTGCGGGCCCCACGCCATGGTCGTGCTCTCGCCTTCGGGGGTGGTCATGAAGGACGCCACTTCGCGCCCCTGCGCGAGCAGATCCCCGCGCAGCTCGCCCGACACGTCGACGATGCGCAGCCCCCCCTGGTAGTAGGCGATGTAGAGCAGGTCATCCTCGACCCAGAGGTTGTGGCTTCCGGCGTCGGGCAGCCTGAACTCGGCGACTTCGCGCGGATTCTCGATGTCGCTCACGTCGACGACGTGCACGTAGCCGCGGGGACCGTCGCACTGCGGGCATCCGAAGATCTCGTCCCCGAGGAACACGTAGTCGCCGTAGCGGATGGCGTGGTGGGTGTTGCCGAAGAGGGCGCCGTTGATGTCGTAGAGATAGCTGTACGAGGAGATGAGCTGCGGTTCGGTCGGCGTCCCGCCCCGGCGGCCGTCGCCGACGTCGAGCATGACCAGGCCGTCGTTCCAGTACGACAGGTAGGCGATGCCGTCCACCACGCTCACGTCGTGCAGGTACTTGTTCGCTTTGTCGAGGCCCCAGCGCCCGGCCTGGAACGGGTTGGCGGGATCGGAAATGTCGATGATATGGACGTCGAGGGTACCATCGTTGATGGCGTAAACCAGGTCGCCCACGAACCAGACGTTGTGGATGCCGCCGGTGAGACCCTCGGTGTAATGGGTGATGGTCTCCGGGTCGGCGGGGTTGGTGATGTCGATGAGGGTAATGCCGTTGCGGCGATTTGAGGCGTTCTCGCTGGTGACGATGGCGATGGTGCGGTCGTCGTTGATCTTGACATCGTTGACGCGGCGGCCGTCCACCCTGAGGGAGTCGACGATTACGGGCACGGCGGGGTCGGTGACGTCCCACGCGTACATGGTGGCCGCGGACATGGTGCCCGTGTAGGCATAGTCGCGCCCGTCCAGCCCCTCGAAGACCCAGAGGTCCGAACTCGAGGTGCCCAGCGGGCCCTGTCCCACCAGCGAGACCTCGCGGGTGGCCTCGCGCGGGAAGACCTCGATGTCGACCTGCTCGGCCGCGGTGCCTGCGTCCACGCGGACGCGGTATTGCCCGGGCTCCTCGGCCACGAAGGCGCCGTCCCCGTAGGCCGTGGCTGCGGCTCCGGCGGCGCCCTCCCGCTCGACCTGGTAGGCCAGCGCGACATCATCCACGCGCTCGCCGGAAGCGTCCATGGCGGCGACCGCCATCCGGACCACGTCGCCGGTGCGCACCCGGGACTCGGGTGCGGATACGGTCATGCGCTCCACCGGGTTGGCGACCACGTCCAGGGCGACTTCGGCGCTCACTCCGCCGGCTTCGCCGACGATGCGCACCGCGCCCGGCCGGACCAGCTCCAGCCGCCCGTCGGCCGTAACGGTGGCCACGGCCTCGTCCTCCGAGGACCACTCCACCACCTCCTCGGCGTGCTCCTCCCCCGCCGTGGTGATCGCCCGCCCCGTCAGCGTGAAGGACGTCCCCGCGTAGCTGGCGTAGCCGGGCGGGTCGATGTCGATACGCGCCACCGGGTAGTCGTTCACCTTCACGGGGATCTCGGCGGCCGGCGTCCAGTTGGGCTGATCCGCGGACGGCCCGGCAAGGCCGAGGAACACGCCGATCACGGCCTCCCCGTATTCCGTGCCCCGCAGGACGTAGGTCTCGGGAATCTCGTCCTTGATGGAGCGCAGCTCGAACGGCCCGAGCGTGCTCACCCCCCACAGGGCTCCCTCGACCACGTTGCCGGCCTCGTCGCGCAGGATGCCACGGAAGGTGATGGAGTCTCCCCGCTGCACCTCGATGATGGCCGGCACGATCTCGATGGTCGCCACGCGCGCGGCCAGATCGGACGGGCTCGGGTCGGGGGTCGCGGCCCCCCGGTCGGGTGTGGCCTCTTGGTCCGGAGTCGCGGCCTCCCCCGCGTCGGCGGCGGGCGCGGGCGGGGCGGGTTCCGCGTACCCCCCGCAGCCGGCGGCGAGTACGAGGACGATCGGGAGTGCGAGGGCGGAACGCGTCATGAGTCCAACTCCAGGTTGATGGGTCCGGCCCGGGACCGGAGAATCGCCATTGCTGCTCGTACACCCGAACAAGATACGCGAGCCGACTCGCCGGGCGACGTTCAGGGGACGGTCGCGGGCGCGGGAGTTTTCAATCGCCGCGCGGTTTTCTAGCTTGACCTTCCGCCTGCAATCGCAACCATCACCCCGGAGCCCGCCGAATGCCGACTGCCCGCGACGCGCTGGCGACCCTTCGCGAAATCCGGGAACAGAGCGGAACGTGCGCCTCCCCCGGTCTTCCGGACGCCGTGATCGAGCGCTTTGCTGCAGGGGACGCCGTTCTCCGCCAGGCCATCGCCGAAGCCGGGGAATCCAGTCGCCGCTTCCGGCGGGAGTTGCCGGACATCGCCGGCCTCGACGAAGCGGACCAGGTCAGGCGGATGCAGCGCGGCTACCTCAACTTCTACCCCGACGACCTCGTCAACCCCTACGTCGCCCTCGCCGCCCGCGGCCCCTGGATCGTTACCTCCGCGGGCGCCGTGATTCACGATTCGGGCGGATACGGCATGCTCGGGCTCGGGCATTCGCCCCGGGCGGTGCTCGACGCCATGAGCGAGCCCCGCGTCATGGCCAACGTCATGACCGCGAGCCCCAGCCAGCCCCGCCTCATCCGGGCGCTCGAGGCGGAGATCGGCCACCGGCGGGCGGGCGCATGTCCCTTTGAGCACTTCGTGTGCCTCAACAGCGGCTCCGAGGCGATGACCTTCGCCTCCCGCCTCGCGGACGTCCACGCGAAAGAGATCACCGACCCCGGCGGGTCCCGTGACGGCGCCTCCATCCGGACCCTCGCGCTCGAAGGCGGCTTCCACGGGCGCACCAGCCGGCCCGCCCAGGTCTCGGACTCGACGGCCTGCTACTACCGCGACAACCTCGCCAGCTTCCGCGGCCACAACGCCCTGACCGTGCGCGCCAACGACATCGGCCAACTGCGCCACGTCTACGCCCTCGCCGACGACGAAGGCTGGTTCATCGAGGCCTTCTACATGGAGCCGGTGATGGGCGAGGGGAATCCCGGGAAGGCGGTGACCCGCAAGTTCTACGACGAGGCGCGCGCGCTGTCCCGAGCCCACGCCAGCCTGCTGGTGGTCGATTCGATCCAGGCCGGGCTGCGGGCGCACGGTTGCCTTTCCATCGTCGACTATCCCGGCTTCGAGAACGCCGATCCTCCCGATGTCGAGACGTATTCGAAGGCGCTGAACGCGGGCCAGTACCCGCTCTCGGTGGTGGCGATGACGCCCCGGGCCGCCGCGATGTACCGGCGGGGCGTCTACGGCAATACCATGACCACCAACCCGCGCGCCCTCGAAGTGGCCGTGGCCGTGCTGTCGTCCCTCACCGGCGAGCTGCGCGAGAACATCCGCGCGCGCGGCGCCGAGCTGGTAGAGAAGCTCGAACGCGTGGCCTCCGATCTCGACGGACCGATTACCGCGGTCCAGGGCACCGGTCTCCTCGTCAGTTGCGCCTTCGAGCCCGCCATCAGGAGCCACGGGTCCGGGAGCGTCGAGGAGGAGATGCGACGGAACGGCGTGGGCGTGATTCACGGAGGCGCCAACTCCGTCCGCTACACTCCCCACTTCGCGGTCACTTCCGCGGAGATCGACCTGATCGTCGAGGCGACCCGGTCCGCCGTAGTTTCCCGCTTGACGCCCGCCGGAGACGAATCGTACCTGCCTCCTCGATGAGACAAGACCGCGGCATCCGACGGATGTCGATTCGCGCGGGTCGCCCCGCCCCGTCTGCCATGACATTTCATCCCCGTCCCCCGTCCCACGCGAGACCTGCCATGAACGCCTTCGCACCCAGGATCCCCGCCTTCTTCCTCCTCCTGGCCCTGGCCGCCGCTTCCGCGCCCGCGGCCGCCCAGCAGGCCCCCTCCCCCGAAGCCTACGCCGACCTCGAGTGGCGCTACATCGGCCCCGAGGGCAACCGCTTTTCCGCGGCCGCCGGCCTGCCCAGCGACCCGTACACCTACTACGTCGGCGCCGCCTCCGGAGGCATCTACAAGACCACTGACGGCGGCGTGAACTGGGACGCCATCTTCGACGACCAGCCGGTGCAGTCGATCGGTTCGCTGGGGGTGTCCGTGACCGATCCCAACATCGTCTGGGCCGGCACGGGCGAGGGAAAAATCCGCAGCCACATCTCCATCGGCCAGGGGGTCTACAAGTCCACGGACGCGGGGGCGACCTGGACGCTGATGGGGCTCGAGCAGACCGGGCGCATTCCCCGGCTCGCCATCCATCCGACCGATTCCGACATCGTCTACGTGTGCGCGCTCGGGCATTCCTACGGGCCGCAGCAGGAGCGCGGCGTCTACCGCACCATGGACGGCGGCGAGAGCTGGGAGCGCATCCTCTTCGTGGACGAGAACACGGGGTGCTCCGACATCGCGCTCGACCCCGTCAACCCGCGCAACCTGTTCGCCGGGACCTGGCAGCTCGAGATCCA
It encodes the following:
- a CDS encoding leucine-rich repeat domain-containing protein, whose translation is MRRQRLAFAVATTLSAALWTHACGDGATEPPPPNPPRPVVVSVVPQLTELLARGATVQLRAKVLDQRAQVMTDVSVSWSSNDASVASVDGSGLVTAIGNGSATITATAGTASGHASVAVFEITERAALTALYNATDGPNWVNADNWRTDMPLGDWYGVQTDDAGRVEALDLRGQWDSEARLPIPHGLSGSIPPELGALLQLVSLDLGNNHLTGPIPPALGNLAHLRYLGFTRNNLTGAIPPALANLTSLEVLALGGNALTGEIPMGLGNLASLTELYLWANDLTGPVPPELGNLANLRELYLSSNDLTGPIPAALGNLASLTELYLSSNDLTGPIPTALGNLASLTELYLSSNDLTGSIPTELGNLASLTVLSLWGNDLTGPIPSELGSLTSLTDLSLWSNDLTGMVPGELGRLVSLERLRLRNNNLTGRIPPQLASLDSVRILSLSENQLTGPIPPELGNLPGIEELNLASNRLSGAIPTELGNLSTVEALFLDFNGLQGPVPPEFASMASLRELGLSFNGGLSGALPVELTELQLDALVAEGTGLCAPSDPAFQNWLAGVYRRRVAPCVEENPSEAYLVQAVQSREFPVPLVAGEKALLRVFVTARQATSAGMPPVRIRFYHDGRQTHVAEIPGTSTPIPTEVDESSLSRSANAEIPSHLVQPGLEMVMEVDPQDTLDPELGVAKRIPETGRLEVDVREMPPFDLTLIPFVWSATHDSSMVDLTRAMAEDIGAHEMFGDLHLLPIGDVRVTAHEPVLSSSNSAVVLLRQTAAIRAMEGGTGHFMGMMGWPVTGARGVAYRPGRSSFSRPFTSTIAHEIGHNLDLRHAPCGGAGGPDPSFPYSDGSIGAWGYDFRAGGSLVRPDTPDLMSYCGPPDGVSDYHYTNALRFRLDDADSVTSRAPPLASTATRSLLLWGGIDADNVPYMEPGFVVDAQPSLPLSGGDHRLVGRTATGAQLFSLAFAMPEVADGDGSSSFAFVLPVPPEWEGSLATITLAGPGGFVTLDGETDRPMAILRNPRNGQVRGILRDPPPENRVAAAAAPGAPGSALEVLFSRGMPGTEAWRR
- a CDS encoding MBL fold metallo-hydrolase, translating into MRHLAALLLCLVVWTCAEAPEAAQEPEVSAETPLPPGSAYEGPAFEFEEVVPGIYHARGTGSLNVGSHGAVVVNDDHVLLVESHISPAAARAAYDEVMELTGKPLRYVVNTHFHFDHAHGNSAYPDDVHVIGHEFTREMIENGGSMGRSWENFVGGLPAQIAALADQVMRTDIEEERIELEDQLAFLENYYASQEGLDPESPNTTLSERMTLFAGDREIRILFYGRGHTGGDVVVHLPAERVLITGDLLLPRLPFMGDGYPGEWAETLEHLKGLEFDWVLPGHGDPFQDRPIIDHLQAYLRDFEERATALHAQGLSYQEAAAQIDMSDHAGNYPQIIGPGVPEIAMQRMFDLLNGTAG
- the thiC gene encoding phosphomethylpyrimidine synthase ThiC, yielding MRRVDRSLPTSSAAADYGDAFPNSRKVFVDGPGGMSVPMREISLSGGEPSLRVYDTSGPQDTDVRQGIPKLRAEWIAERGGVGQSLPQASLAPPSANGAEMPAALHNRPLRSTGGPVTQLQYARRGEITREMEFIAIREGMSPEFVRDEVARGRAIIPANINHPESEPMIIGRNFAVKINANIGNSAVSSSIEEEVAKLQWATLWGADTVMDLSTGKNIHETRQWILRNSPVPIGTVPIYQALEKVGGVPEDLTWEAYRDTLIEQAEQGVDYFTVHAGVLLRYVPLTANRVTGIVSRGGSIIAHWCLAHHRESFLYTRFREICEIMAAYDISFSLGDGLRPGSIADANDEAQFAELRTQGELTRIAWEHGVQVMCEGPGHVPMHMIQENMDKQLDWCDEAPFYTLGPLTTDIAPGYDHITSAIGAAQIGWFGTAMLCYVTPKEHLGLPNRDDVKAGVISYKIAAHAADLAKGHPRAQEWDDALSKARFEFRWEDQFNLSLDPVTARAFHDETLPAEGAKVAHFCSMCGPKFCSMRITQDIRAYAEEQGYQTAEDLVRGGMEQKAEEFRERGRID
- a CDS encoding aminotransferase class III-fold pyridoxal phosphate-dependent enzyme, with amino-acid sequence MPTARDALATLREIREQSGTCASPGLPDAVIERFAAGDAVLRQAIAEAGESSRRFRRELPDIAGLDEADQVRRMQRGYLNFYPDDLVNPYVALAARGPWIVTSAGAVIHDSGGYGMLGLGHSPRAVLDAMSEPRVMANVMTASPSQPRLIRALEAEIGHRRAGACPFEHFVCLNSGSEAMTFASRLADVHAKEITDPGGSRDGASIRTLALEGGFHGRTSRPAQVSDSTACYYRDNLASFRGHNALTVRANDIGQLRHVYALADDEGWFIEAFYMEPVMGEGNPGKAVTRKFYDEARALSRAHASLLVVDSIQAGLRAHGCLSIVDYPGFENADPPDVETYSKALNAGQYPLSVVAMTPRAAAMYRRGVYGNTMTTNPRALEVAVAVLSSLTGELRENIRARGAELVEKLERVASDLDGPITAVQGTGLLVSCAFEPAIRSHGSGSVEEEMRRNGVGVIHGGANSVRYTPHFAVTSAEIDLIVEATRSAVVSRLTPAGDESYLPPR